ATCACATGCCGAGCACGCCGCGTAACAGCTTCAACCTGTGGTCGACCTACGAGCTGATTCCGAAGCTGACCATCGGTGGCGGCGCAACCTTCGTCGATTCGCGTTTCGGCAACGAAGCCAACTCGGTCGAGGTGCCTTCCTACTGGCGTTACGATGCCATGGCGAGCTACGCCCTGACCAAGAACGTCGACCTGCAACTGAACGTGCAAAACCTGACCGACAAGCGTTATTACGATCAGGTGTTCACCACTCACTACGCGCACATGGCCGCTGGCCGTACCGCGTTGATGAGCGCCAATTTCCACTTCTGATTTGAAGTGTTACCCAAGCCCTGCTGACCGTTCTGGTTGGCGGGGCTTTTGGTTGTGTGGGGAGTGCTTCAAGCAAATGAATACCGGTACAGGGTTTACGTTTGCTGCGCGGTCGGGATTGGGTGGCAGTTAGCAAATGAGAACGTCTTCCGTTTGGAGCATACTGCGCGGCGCGACGGATGAATGAGAACGAGGTAGCACGGGTGTTGAAGAAAGTCCTGTTTCAAGTCCATTGGTTCTTCGGAATCACGGCCGGTCTGGTGCTGGCCCTGATGGGGATCACCGGGGCGATCTATTCCTTCGAGGATGAAATCCTTGAATGGACCAATCCCGATGCCTTGTACGTCGAACAGCGTGGCGAGCAATTGCCGCCGGTTGAACTGGTGCGCAAGCTGGAGTCCACCACCGGGCTGATCGTCGCGATCCTGCGGGTTGAAACCGTCGGCAATAAAGCCGCGCAAGTGTATTTCACCCCGGCGCCGGGCGAGCGACGCGGGCCGATGCGCAACTTCGATCCGTACACCGGCGACCTCAAGCCTGACGCCACCGGCGCGGACTTCTTCGATTTCGTCCTCAAGCTGCACCGCTTTCTCGCGCTGGGCGAGTACGGCAAGCAAGTCACTGCCGCCTGCACGCTGATTCTGGTGTTCTTCTGCTTGTCCGGCCTTTATTTGCGCTGGCCGCGCAAAGCCTTGAACTGGCGAGTCTGGCTGACGCTGGATTGGGCGAAGAAAGGCCGCAGCTTCAACTGGGACCTGCACTCGGTGTTCGGCACCTGGTGCCTGGTGTTTTACCTGTTGTTCGCGATTACCGGTCTGACCTGGTCCTATGACTGGGTCAAGGATGGCATGACCCGTTTGCTGGGTGACGCACCTGCGGGCGAGCAGCGCAAAGGTGGCGGCGGTGGCCGTCCGGGTGGCAAAGGCGCGCCGCAAGGTCCGTTGCCGACCGTCGATTATGTCGCGGTGTGGAACAGCATCAAGACTGCGGCTGGCCCGGATCTGGCGGGCTACAACATTCGCCTGCCGAACGTCGCAGGTCAGCAGGCGACGATTTTCTACCTGCTCAAGGACTCGCCGCACCCGCGCGCGCTGAACACCATCACCCTTGATCCGGCCACCGGCAAGGTCAGTGAAGTTTCCCGTTACGCGGAAAAAAGCCTCGGCGGCCAGTTGCTGATCAGCAACTATGCGCTGCACGTCGGCAGTTACTTCGGCATTGTCGGGCGGATCATCATGACCGCTGCGGCGCTGATGATGCCGCTGTTCTTTATTACCGGTTGGTTGCTGTATCTGGACCGTCGCCGCAAGAAGAAAGAAGTGCGCAGTGCGCGGGGTGCTGTTTCAGCGGCTCCGGCTGCCACTGACGCGCCTGCGTGGTTGATCGGCTTTGCCAGCCAGAGCGGTTTTGCCGAACAACTGGCTTGGCAGACTGCGGGCCAATTGCAGGCCGCCGGTATGCCGGTCAAGGTGCAGCGTCTGGCGGATGTGACTGAACGGGATTTGCGCCAGAGCCAGAACGCATTGTTTGTGGTCAGCACGTTTGGCGACGGCGAAGCGCCGGACAGCGCCCGGGGTTTCGAGCGCAAGTTGCTCGGCAGTCAGTTGACGCTGGGCAATCTCAATTACGCAGTGCTTGGTTTGGGCGATCGGCAATATCAGCACTTCTGCGCATTTGCCCGCCGTTTGCATGACTGGCTCGCCGAGCGCGGCGGCAACACGCTGTTCGCTTCGGTTGAAGTGGACAGCGCCGATCCCGCCGCCCTGCAGCAATGGCAGCAGCAGTTGGGCAACTTGACCGGCAGCACGCCGTCCACGTTGTGGCAGGCGCCAAGCTATGACAACTGGACCCTTTGTCAGCGCGAGCATCTGAACCCTGGCAGCAGCGGATCGAAAGTGTTCTTGCTGGGCCTGACGCCGCCGCCTTCCATGACGTGGGCAGCGGGCGATCTGGTGGAAATCCTGCCGCGCAACAGTCATGGGGCGATCCAGCAGTTTCTCGCGGGTCTGGGCATCTCGGGCGACACTTCGGTCAAGGTCGGCGGTCTGGCAGAAAGCATCGAGATTGCTTTGGCCAGTCGCCAGTTGCCGCAACATCGCGCGCATTTGGTCGGGCTGCACGCTCAGGCGTTGATCGATGCCTTGGTGCCGCTGGCCATGCGCGAATACTCCATTGCGTCGATTGCGCAGGACGGCGTGCTGGAATTGATCGTGCGTCAGGAGCTGCATCCGGATGGCAGCCTTGGTTTGGGTTCTGGCTGGCTGACTGAACATGTGGCGCTGGGTGAAGCGGTCAGCCTGCGGGTGCGGCGTAACAGCAGCTTCCATCTGCCGGACGATCCGCGCCCGGTGATTCTGCTGGGTAACGGCACGGGGCTGGCGGGGCTGCGCAGCTTGCTCAAAGGGCGAATTGCCCAAGGGCAGACGCGCAACTGGCTGCTGTTTGGTGAGCGCAATGCGGCGCATGACTTCCATTGCGGGGATCAGTTGCAAGCGTGGCTGGCATCGGGCGAGCTGACGCGCCTGGATCTGGCGTTCTCCCGGGATCACGGCGAGAAAGTCTATGTGCAGGATCGCTTGCTGGAGGCGGCGGATGAATTGCGTCTTTGGCTGGCGGACGGTGCGGCGATTTATATCTGCGGCAGCCTGGAAGGCATGGCGGCGGGCGTCGATGCGGCGCTGATCGAAATCCTCGGCGCGCCAGCGGTGGGGGATTTGATCGAGCAGGGGCGTTATAGAAGGGATGTTTACTAATAGGGAAATCCGTAGGAGCGGCTTTAGCCGCGAGAAAGCTCTCCCGGCTAAAGCCGGTCCTACGGGCTAAAGCTCTCCCGGCTAAAGCCGGTCCTACGGGCTAGTGGCCTACGCCGCCACAAACTGCTCGGCGTAATGGCAGGCAACCTGGCGGTTGTCTACCAGGCGCAAGGCCGGTTCGTCGGTGGCGCACAGCTCGGTCGCATACGGGCAGCGCTTGTGGAAGGCGCAGCCGGTGGGCGGGTTGAGCGGGTTAGGCAGCTCGCCGATGATCTTGATCTTGGGTTTCAGCGGATCAGGATGAATCGTCGGAGTCGCTGACAGCAGCGCCTGGGTGTACGGGTGCAGTGGACGGTTGTAGATCTCTTCTTTCGGGCCCATTTCCGCAGGGCGGCCCAGATACATCACCAACACCGTGTCGGCAACGTGGCGAACCACTGACAGGTTGTGGGAGATGAACACGTAGGCCGTGTTGAATTCCTGCTGCAGATCCATGAACAGGTTCAGCACCTGCGCCTGAATCGACACGTCCAGCGCCGACGTCGGTTCGTCCGCCACCAATACTTTTGGCTGCAACATCATCGCCCGAGCCAGGGCAATACGCTGACGCTGACCGCCGGAGAACATGTGCGGGTAGCGATGATAGTGCTCAGGACGCAAGCCGACCTGAGCCATCATTGCCTGCACTTTGTCACGACGTTCCTTGGCGGACAGATTGGTGTTGATCAACAACGGCTCACCCAGCTGATCGCCGATCTTCTGCCGAGGATTCAACGACGCATACGGGCTCTGGAAAACCATCTGCACGTCTTTGCGCAATTGCTTGCGTTGTTCCTTGGTCGCGCCGGTGACTTCGTTACCGGCGATTTTCAGCGAACCGGATGAAGGCTCTTCAATCAGCGTCAGGGCGCGGGCCAGGGTCGACTTGCCGCAGCCGGATTCGCCAACCACCGCCAGTGTCTTGCCAGCTTCCAGCTCGAACGAAACGCCGTTGAGGGCGCGCACCAGCGCGTGACCCTTGAACAGGCCGCGGGACACTTCGTAGTGACGGGTCAGGTCACGGGCGGTTAAGACGACGCTCATTACGCCACCTCCTGATTCAAGGGATAGAAGCAACGGGCCAGGCTATGGGCTTTCGGGTCCAGGCCAGGGCGTTGGGTCCGGCAGTTATCCTGCACATACGGGCAGCGCGGCGACAGCAGGCAGCCTTGCGGACGGTCGTAACGGCCGGGAACCATGCCCGGCAGGGTCGCCAGACGTTCGGCGCCCATGCTGTGTTCCGGAATCGCCGCCAGCAGTGCTTCGCTGTACGGATGCGCCGGGACGTCGAACAGGCCGGGAACGTTGCCGACTTCCACCGCTTGACCGGCGTACATCACGCAGACGCGCTGGGCGGTTTCGGCGACCACTGCCAGGTCGTGGGTAATCAGCACCAGGGCCATGTCCTGCTCTTTTTGCAGGCTCAGCAACAGGTCCATGATCTGCGCCTGAATCGTCACGTCCAACGCCGTGGTCGGTTCGTCAGCGATCAGCAGTTTTGGCTCGCCGGCAATCGCCATGGCAATCGCCACGCGCTGGCTCATGCCGCCGGACAGTTGGTGCGGGTAGGCATTCAGGCGCGCAGCGGCGCCGGGGATCTCTACCTTTTCCAGCAGTTCAAGGGCACGCTGACGTGCGGCCTTGCCGGACATGTTCAAGTGTTGACGTAGAACTTCTTCGATCTGGAAACCCACGGTATAGCTGGGGTTCAGAGCGGTCATCGGGTCCTGGAACACCATCGCCATGTCTTTGCCGATGATCTTGCGACGCTGGCGTGAGTTGAGCTGCAGCAGCTCCTTGCCGTCGAAGTTCAGGGAATCGGCAGTGACGACGCCGGGGTGATCGATCAGGCCCATCAGCGCCATCATGGTCACGGATTTACCCGAACCCGATTCGCCAACAATGGCCAGGACTTCGCCTTTCTCGACGCTGATGGACAGGCCGTCGACAACCGGCACCGCCGTCGCGTCGCCGAAGCGGACGTTGAGATTCTTGATTTCTAAAAGTGACATACGAATCTCCTCAGGCGGCATTTTTGAGTTTCGGGTCCAGCGCATCGCGCAGCCCGTCGCCCATCAGGTTGATTGCCAGCACGCTGAGCAAAATGGTCAGGCCGGGCAGGCTTACCACCCACCAGGCGCGTTCGATGTAGTCCCGCGCCGAAGCGAGCATGGTGCCCCACTCAGGCGTCGGCGGTTGTACGCCCAGACCGAGGAAACCCAGCGCTGCGGCATCGAGAATCGCCGAGGAGAAACTCAAGGTCGCCTGCACGATCAGCGGCGCCATGCAGTTGGGCAGCACGGTGATGAACATCAGGCGTGGCAAGGTTGCGCCAGCCAGACGTGCAGCGGTCACGTAGTCGCGATTCAGCTCGCCCATCACCGCCGCGCGGGTCAGACGAACATATGAAGGCAGCGAGACGATGGCGATAGCGATCACGGTGTTGATCAGGCCAGGGCCGAGGATCGCGACGATGGCCACAGCCAGCAGCAGCGAGGGCAGGGCGAGCATGATGTCCATCAGGCGCATGATCGACGGGCCGAGGATGCGCGGGAAGAAACCCGCCAGCAGGCCCATGAAGATGCCTGGGATCAGCGACATCACAACCGATGACAAGCCGATCAGCAGCGACAGGCGCGAACCCTGGATCAGACGCGACAGCAGATCGCGACCCAGTTCGTCGGTGCCCAGCAGGAACTGCCATTGGCCGCCTTCGAGCCAGACCGGCGGGGTCAGCAGGAAGTCGCGGTATTGCTCGCTCGGATCATGGGGTGCGACCCACGGCGCGAACAGTGCGCAGAACACAATCAGGATCATGAACATCAGGCCGGCAACGGCGCCTTTGTTCTTGGCGAACGCTTGCCAGAATTCTTTGTACGGCGAGGGGTAGAGCAGGCTTTGATCGACTGCTACCGCTGGAGTAGTGGTGGTCATAGGAATGATCTCAGCGCTGGTGACGAATGCGTGGGTTGGCAAAGCCGTAGAGGATGTCCACCACGAAGTTGACCAGGATCACCAGGCAGGCGATCAGCAGGATGCCGTTCTGCACAACAGGATAGTCCCGTGCGCCGATGGCTTCGATCAGCCACTTGCCGATACCCGGCCAGGAGAAGATCGTTTCGGTCAGTACCGCACCGGCCAGCAACGTGCCGACTTGCAGGCCGAATACGGTCAGCACCGGAATCAGCGCGTTACGCAGGCCGTGCACGAATACCACGCGAGCCGGCGACAGGCCTTTGGCCCGGGCGGTACGCACGTAGTCTTCACGCAGCACTTCGAGCATCGAGGAGCGGGTCATCCGGGCAATTACGGCCAGCGGAATGGTGCCCAGCACGATGGCCGGCAGAATCAGGTGATGCAAGGCGTCGAGAAACGCGCCCTCTTCATCGCTGAGCAGGGTGTCGATCAGCATGAAGCCGGTTCTGGGCGGGATGTCATACAGCAGGTCGATACGCCCGGAAACCGGGGTCCAGCCTAAGGTGACCGAGAAGAACATGATCAGGATCAGGCCCCACCAGAAGATCGGCATCGAGTATCCCGCCAGGGAGATACCCATCACCCCATGGTCGAACAGGGACCCTCGTTTTAACGCCGCAACGACCCCGGCCAGCAAGCCGAGAATGCCCGCGAAGATCAGCGCCGCCAGCGACAGTTCCAGAGTTGCCGGGAACAGTGCGGTGAACTCGGTCCAGACGCTGGTCCGTGTACGCAACGATTCGCCGAGGTCGCCGTGAGCGAGCTTGCCGACGTAATCGATGTATTGCGCATAAAGCGGCTTGTTGAGGCCAAGACGTTCCATGGCTTGGGCGTGCATTTCCGGATCGACCCGGCGTTCACCCATCATGACTTCGACCGGATCGCCAGGAATCAGGCGAATCAGGGCGAAGGTCAGCAAGGTGATGCCGAAGAAGGTGGGTATCAGCAACCCCACTCGGCGGGCAATAAAACTAAACATCTTCTCGTGTACCTCATCGGCCGGTTAGGCGTGTTCCGGCGGGTCTCGGGTTATGAGCCCGCCGGATTATTCTTCTACTTCACCCTGGTAGTGGCGAAGTTGTTATTGGTCAGCGGGCTGATTTGATAGCCTTCGACGTTCTTGCGCATTGCAGTAAACAGTTTCGGATACGCCAGGCTTATCCATGGCAGGTCCTTGCGCGCGATTTGCTGCGCTTGCTCGTACAAGGCGGCGCGTTCGGCCGGATCGGTCTTCTCCCGAGCCTTGGAAATCGCTTCCTCAAATGCCTTGTTGCACCAGCGCGCGTAATTTTCACCATTACTGGCCGCAGCGCAACTCAGGTTTGGCGTCAGGAAGTTATCCGGGTCGCCGTTGTCGCCGGCCCAGCCTGCAAACACCATGTCATGTTCGCCACCTTTGGCGCGTTTGAGCATCTCGCCCCATTCCAGCACCCGCAGATTGAGCTTGATCCCGACTTTCGCAAGATCCGCCTGCATCATTTGCGCGCCCAGGGCCGGGTTCGGGTTGGTCACCGCACCGCCATTGCGCAGGAACAGACTGAATTCGTAGCCTTCCGGTACGCCTGCTTCCTTAAGCAGCGAACGTGCCTTGTCCAGATCATGCGGTGGATTCTGGATGTCAGCGGCATAACCCAACAGTGTAGGCGGGTAAGGGTTTACGCCTTCAGTGGCCTTGCCCTCGCCAAACAGCGCCTTGATGTACGCCTTTTTATCGAAAGCCATATTGATCGCTTCACGCACCCGCACATCACTGAGGTATTTATGTGTGGTGTTGATCGCGATGTAACTGGTCATCATGGCTTCCATCTCGTCGATCTTGAGATTGGGGTCAGCCTTGATGCTGGTGATGTCGTCCGGCTTCGGATAAAGCGCAACCTGGCATTCGTTCGCCTTGAGCTTCTGCAAGCGCACATTGCTGTCCAGCGTAATGGCGAAAATCAGCGCCTCGCTGGGCACCACACCCTTCCAGTAATCAGGGTTGGCTTTATATCGGACTTGGGCGTCCTTGGCATAGCGGGTCAGGATGAACGGGCCTGTGCCAATGGGCTTGCTGTTCAGTTCGGCGGTCTTGCCAGCCTTGAGCAGCTGGTCGGCGTATTCGGCCGAGTAAATCGAAGTGAACGGCATCGCCAGGTCGCGCAGGAACGGCGATTCCGGGCGCGCCAGGGTGAACCTGACGGTGTGGTCGTCGAGTTTTTCGATGTTTTTCACCAGGTCATTGAAGCCCATGCTTTCAAAGTACGGGAAGCCGGTGAGGGATTTTGCATGCCAGGGATGCTTGGGGTCCAGCTGGCGCTGAAAGCTCCACAACACATCGTCGGCGTTCATTTCCCGGGTCGGCTTGAAGTAATCGGTGGTCTGGAACTTGACGCCCTTGCGCAGGTGGAAGGTGTACGTCAGGCCGTCTTCACTGATGTCCCAGCTTTCCGCCAGGTTTGGTTCGGTGTCCGTGGTGCCGGGCTTGAACGCGACCAGCTTGTCGAAGAGGGTTTCTGCCGTGGCATCGGCGGTAACCGCTGTCGTGTACTGAACGATATCAAAGCCTTCGGGGCTGGCTTCGGTGCAGACCACCAAGGGTTTTGCCGAGACGCCGACTGCGACGCTGAACAGTGCCAGGGCAATCGAGTTGCGTAGTGATAACAGTTTCAATAGGAACCCTCCATTAGATAACGCCTGTGAGCCGGGCATGCGCTGGGCGCCCGCCCGGCCTTGTCGATAACGCTTACAGGATGTTGAACGGAATGGTGGTGACCAGACGGAACTCGTTCAGGCTGCCATCAGCCTGGAATTCACTGGCGCGGTGCGTGGTGTAGGTCGCGCGTACAGCGGTGGCCTTGAGCGGGCCGTCTTGTACGGTATACGAAGTACCTACGCCATATTCGTAGTGTTTTTCGCCGTCCATGCTCTTCACGTCATAGGCAGTACCTTTGTAATGCGTACCGTCGATGCCCCAGCCGCGCGCCTGGTAAACGTTGAACTTCAGGCCCGGCACGCCGTATTCGGCCATGTTCAGCACGTAGCCGATCTGCAGGGATTTCTCGTTCGGGCCGTTGAAGTCCGAGAGCAGGGAGTTGGCCAGGAAGATGGCGTTGGTTTCGTGGGCGTAGTCGAAGTATTCGTCGCCTTCGACTTCCTGATACGCGAGCGTCAGGCTGTGCGCCTTGTGAGTCGCGGTGAACGACAGGCTGTACGTGTCGTTGTCGATAGGGCCGAGCTTGCGCTGGCCGGCATCCTTGGTCTTGTAGTAGTTCAGGTTGGTGCTCAGGCCCACTACATCGGTGTCACCCAGTTCGTGGGTGAAGGCGAAGTAGTATTGATGCCAGAAGTCTTCGACGTTCGAGGCGTAGAAGCTGGTGGTCAGGCTCTCGAACGGCTTGTAGTCAACGCCGGCCATGTCGATGCGATCGGCAAAGGCGGTGGTGCTGGCGTATTCGGAGCGGAACTTGGTCAGGCTCTGTTCGGTACGCGGCGAAACGCGGTCGAAGCTACCGGCCTGGAACGACAGGTTGTTGAACTCGTCGCTCTTGAGGGCGAAACCGTTGAAGCTCGATGGCAGCGCACGGTTGCCGATGTAGGCGATCACAGGCGTGTTCACCGACTGGCGGCCGCCGGTCAGGGTGGTGTTGGAGATCCGCGCCTTGACGTTGGCCAGGCCCATTTTGCTCCACTGACCCACGGCGTCGCCGTCGTTTTCGGTCAGGGTACGGTTCGAACCGCCAGCCATGTCCTTGCGGTCACGGTCCAGGGCGATGGCGTTGTATAGCGCCATTTCGGTGCTGAAACCTACGGTGCCCTGAGTGAAGCCCGAGGTGTAGTCAACGATGGTGCCCTGCACCCAGTTGATCCGACGCGAGGTTGGCGTTGGAGTGTCGCCGCCCTTGCGATAAGAGAAGCTGGTGTCGCGACGGGCCAGCTCGTTGGCGTACCAGTTGCGCGTGGTTCCGGTCAGGTGCTGGTCTTCGAAGAAGCCATTGGCTTCTCCCTGTGCGCTTTTCGAGCTCAGCTCGGTGGGCACGAATGCCTGGCTGGTTGGTTCTGCCTGGACCATTGCGCTCAAGGTGGCGATGGACAAGGCGAATGCAGCGGTGTTGACTTTCTTCACGGTGACGCTCCCTTTACTGCTCTTATAAACGCCAGTTTTTTTGGTCTGGCTTGAAGGCGCCGAACTTATGGCCCGGCTTTTTTTTATCGAAAACATGAATCTCTGGAACAGCGGAGCGCGCCGCCTGCGATAAAGGCAGCGAGCTCCAGATGGATCAACGTAGTTATTCGGCGATGCTGACGCCGGAGAAGTTGTTGCGACCGAACGGACTGACGTGGAAACCCTGAACTTCAGCGCGCAATGGCTGATTGACCGTTGAGTGTGCAATCGGCGTGATCGGCACTTGCTGCTTCAGGTACTGCTGCGCCTGTTTGTACAGGTCGATACGCTGAGTCTTGTCGGCGGTGGCAACGGCGGCTTTGACCAGGGCGTCGTATTTTTCGTCGCACCACATCGAGTAGTTGTTGCCGCCAATCGATGCGCAGCTGTACAGCGTGCCGAGCCAGTTATCCGGATCACCGTTGTCGCCGGTCCAGCCAATCAGCGAGATATCGTGTTCGCCGTTCTTGGTGCGCTTGAGGTATTCGCCCCATTCATAGCTGACGATCTTGACCTTGATGCCGACCTTGGCCCAATCGGCCTGGAGCATTTCAGCCATCAACTTGGCGTTCGGGTTGTACGGACGCTGTACCGGCATGGCCCAGAGGGTCAGCTCGGTGCCTTCCTTGATGCCAGCGGCGCGCAGCAGCTCTTTGGCTTTTTCCGGGTTGTAGCCCGCGTCCTTGATGGTGTCGTCGTAAGACCATTGGGTCGGCGGCATGGCATTGACGGCCAGCTGGCCCGCGCCCTGGTAGACGGCGTTGATGATGGCCTGTTTGTTCACGGCCATATCCAGCGCCTGACGCACTTGCAGGTTGCCCAACGGTTCATGACGCACGTTGTACGAGATATAGCCGAGATTGAAACCAGCTTGTTCGATGACCTTCAGTTGTTTGTCTTCCTTGAGCGCGTGAACGTCGGCTGGACGTGGGTTGAGCGTCACCTGGCATTCATTCTTCTTGAGCTTTTGCAGGCGCACCGAAGCGTCGGTGTTGATCGCAAAAATCAGCTGGTCGATCTTGACCCGGCTCGGGTCCCAGAACTCTTTGTTGCCCTTGTAGCGGATCTGCGAATCTTTCTGATAACGCTGAAATACGAACGGCCCCGTACCGATTGGCTGCTGGTTGATATCGCGCATATTGCCGGCAGCGAGCAGTTGATCGGCGTATTCGGCGGACAGAATCGACGCGAAGTTCATCGCCACGTTCTGGATGAAAGCGGCATCGACCTTGTTGAGGGTGAAGACCACGGTCAGCGGAGCGGTTTTCTCCACGGACTTGATGTTCTTGTTCAGGCCCATGCTGCTGAAGTACGGAAATTCGGTCGGGTAAGCAACGCGAAATGGATGATCCGGCTTGAGCATGCGGTTGAAGGTGAACAGCACGTCGTCCGCATTGAAATCGCGGCTCGGTTTGAAAACGGCATTGCTATGGAATTTCACCCCTTCGCGCAGGTGAAAGGTGTAGACCAGACCGTCTTGCGAGACGTCCCACTTGGTCGCCAGCGCCGGAACCACGCCGGTGCCGCCTTGTTCGAATTCGGTGAGCCGGTTATAGATCGGCTCGGCTGCATCGTTGTCGGTGCCCGAAGTGTATTGGGCAATGTCAAAACCGGCGGGGCTGCCTTCAGAGCAGAACACCAGGCTGCTGGCGGCCTGGGCGAACGGTGCGCTGGCCAGGCCAAGCCCGAACACTGACGCCATGACGATATTTTTATTCATGATGCTCCTTATCCTTCAACGAGTGAGCAACGAACGCGGGACGAACTGAAATCGTCCATCGTTAATCGCTGACAAAAGGAAAACTCCAATCCGGAATTCTTCCTGATTGTTTTTATAGGGGTAATGGCAATTACTGCCGGCGTCGAAGGTATGTCGGTCAGCCAATACAGTAAATGGAAATTATGCCGACGCAGTTCGTAGGAATAAGTCGTCTATAAAGTAGGAAATTTCCATATGGAAACAAATTGCCACTTGTCGAATAACTTTCTCTTAACGGCTGATAAATGTAATTGCGCCACAGTAGTGGCGCAATTACATCATTGTTACTTGCCGCTAACGCTGACGCCGTAGAAGGAGTTCAGACCAAACGGGCTGATCTTGAAGTCCTGAACGGAGGTACGCATAGGCTGGTAAACCGTCGAGTGCGCGATAGGCGTCATCGGTACGGCTTCCTTGAGGAGGTGTTGCGCCTGTTTGTACAGTTCGGTGCGCTTGGCCTGATCCGGAGTTTCCTTGGCCTGGTGGATCAAGGTATCGAACGGCTTGTCACACCATTTGGCAAAGTTGTTGCCGTTGACGGCATCACAGCCAAACAGGGTGCCGAGCCAGTTGTCCGGATCACCATTGTCGCCGCTCCAGCCAATCAGCATGGCGCCGTTTTCGCCAGCCTTGGCGCGCTTGATGTACTCGCCCCATTCATAGCTGACGATCTTGGCGTTGATACCGATCTTCTTCCAGTCGGACTGGAGCATTTCGGCCATCAACTTGGCGTTCGGGTTGTAAGGACGCTGAACCGGCATCGCCCACAGGGTGATTTCGGTACCTTCCTTGACGCCCGCCTGCTTGAGCAGCGCCTTGGCTTTTTCAACATCAAACGGAGCATCTTTGATGGTGGTGTCATACGACCATTGGGTCGGCGGCATGGCATTTACAGCCAGTTGGCCCGCGCCCTGATACACGGCATCGATGATGCCTTGCTTGTTCACGGCCATGTCCAGCGCCTGACGTA
This genomic window from Pseudomonas sp. G.S.17 contains:
- a CDS encoding peptide ABC transporter ATP-binding protein, which codes for MSVVLTARDLTRHYEVSRGLFKGHALVRALNGVSFELEAGKTLAVVGESGCGKSTLARALTLIEEPSSGSLKIAGNEVTGATKEQRKQLRKDVQMVFQSPYASLNPRQKIGDQLGEPLLINTNLSAKERRDKVQAMMAQVGLRPEHYHRYPHMFSGGQRQRIALARAMMLQPKVLVADEPTSALDVSIQAQVLNLFMDLQQEFNTAYVFISHNLSVVRHVADTVLVMYLGRPAEMGPKEEIYNRPLHPYTQALLSATPTIHPDPLKPKIKIIGELPNPLNPPTGCAFHKRCPYATELCATDEPALRLVDNRQVACHYAEQFVAA
- a CDS encoding ABC transporter permease subunit, encoding MTTTTPAVAVDQSLLYPSPYKEFWQAFAKNKGAVAGLMFMILIVFCALFAPWVAPHDPSEQYRDFLLTPPVWLEGGQWQFLLGTDELGRDLLSRLIQGSRLSLLIGLSSVVMSLIPGIFMGLLAGFFPRILGPSIMRLMDIMLALPSLLLAVAIVAILGPGLINTVIAIAIVSLPSYVRLTRAAVMGELNRDYVTAARLAGATLPRLMFITVLPNCMAPLIVQATLSFSSAILDAAALGFLGLGVQPPTPEWGTMLASARDYIERAWWVVSLPGLTILLSVLAINLMGDGLRDALDPKLKNAA
- a CDS encoding sulfite reductase flavoprotein subunit alpha — its product is MKKVLFQVHWFFGITAGLVLALMGITGAIYSFEDEILEWTNPDALYVEQRGEQLPPVELVRKLESTTGLIVAILRVETVGNKAAQVYFTPAPGERRGPMRNFDPYTGDLKPDATGADFFDFVLKLHRFLALGEYGKQVTAACTLILVFFCLSGLYLRWPRKALNWRVWLTLDWAKKGRSFNWDLHSVFGTWCLVFYLLFAITGLTWSYDWVKDGMTRLLGDAPAGEQRKGGGGGRPGGKGAPQGPLPTVDYVAVWNSIKTAAGPDLAGYNIRLPNVAGQQATIFYLLKDSPHPRALNTITLDPATGKVSEVSRYAEKSLGGQLLISNYALHVGSYFGIVGRIIMTAAALMMPLFFITGWLLYLDRRRKKKEVRSARGAVSAAPAATDAPAWLIGFASQSGFAEQLAWQTAGQLQAAGMPVKVQRLADVTERDLRQSQNALFVVSTFGDGEAPDSARGFERKLLGSQLTLGNLNYAVLGLGDRQYQHFCAFARRLHDWLAERGGNTLFASVEVDSADPAALQQWQQQLGNLTGSTPSTLWQAPSYDNWTLCQREHLNPGSSGSKVFLLGLTPPPSMTWAAGDLVEILPRNSHGAIQQFLAGLGISGDTSVKVGGLAESIEIALASRQLPQHRAHLVGLHAQALIDALVPLAMREYSIASIAQDGVLELIVRQELHPDGSLGLGSGWLTEHVALGEAVSLRVRRNSSFHLPDDPRPVILLGNGTGLAGLRSLLKGRIAQGQTRNWLLFGERNAAHDFHCGDQLQAWLASGELTRLDLAFSRDHGEKVYVQDRLLEAADELRLWLADGAAIYICGSLEGMAAGVDAALIEILGAPAVGDLIEQGRYRRDVY
- a CDS encoding ABC transporter substrate-binding protein, giving the protein MKLLSLRNSIALALFSVAVGVSAKPLVVCTEASPEGFDIVQYTTAVTADATAETLFDKLVAFKPGTTDTEPNLAESWDISEDGLTYTFHLRKGVKFQTTDYFKPTREMNADDVLWSFQRQLDPKHPWHAKSLTGFPYFESMGFNDLVKNIEKLDDHTVRFTLARPESPFLRDLAMPFTSIYSAEYADQLLKAGKTAELNSKPIGTGPFILTRYAKDAQVRYKANPDYWKGVVPSEALIFAITLDSNVRLQKLKANECQVALYPKPDDITSIKADPNLKIDEMEAMMTSYIAINTTHKYLSDVRVREAINMAFDKKAYIKALFGEGKATEGVNPYPPTLLGYAADIQNPPHDLDKARSLLKEAGVPEGYEFSLFLRNGGAVTNPNPALGAQMMQADLAKVGIKLNLRVLEWGEMLKRAKGGEHDMVFAGWAGDNGDPDNFLTPNLSCAAASNGENYARWCNKAFEEAISKAREKTDPAERAALYEQAQQIARKDLPWISLAYPKLFTAMRKNVEGYQISPLTNNNFATTRVK
- a CDS encoding ABC transporter ATP-binding protein: MSLLEIKNLNVRFGDATAVPVVDGLSISVEKGEVLAIVGESGSGKSVTMMALMGLIDHPGVVTADSLNFDGKELLQLNSRQRRKIIGKDMAMVFQDPMTALNPSYTVGFQIEEVLRQHLNMSGKAARQRALELLEKVEIPGAAARLNAYPHQLSGGMSQRVAIAMAIAGEPKLLIADEPTTALDVTIQAQIMDLLLSLQKEQDMALVLITHDLAVVAETAQRVCVMYAGQAVEVGNVPGLFDVPAHPYSEALLAAIPEHSMGAERLATLPGMVPGRYDRPQGCLLSPRCPYVQDNCRTQRPGLDPKAHSLARCFYPLNQEVA
- a CDS encoding ABC transporter permease subunit; protein product: MFSFIARRVGLLIPTFFGITLLTFALIRLIPGDPVEVMMGERRVDPEMHAQAMERLGLNKPLYAQYIDYVGKLAHGDLGESLRTRTSVWTEFTALFPATLELSLAALIFAGILGLLAGVVAALKRGSLFDHGVMGISLAGYSMPIFWWGLILIMFFSVTLGWTPVSGRIDLLYDIPPRTGFMLIDTLLSDEEGAFLDALHHLILPAIVLGTIPLAVIARMTRSSMLEVLREDYVRTARAKGLSPARVVFVHGLRNALIPVLTVFGLQVGTLLAGAVLTETIFSWPGIGKWLIEAIGARDYPVVQNGILLIACLVILVNFVVDILYGFANPRIRHQR